In Chiloscyllium plagiosum isolate BGI_BamShark_2017 chromosome 26, ASM401019v2, whole genome shotgun sequence, one genomic interval encodes:
- the myog gene encoding myogenin translates to MELFETNPYYFTDQRFFDSENVFPSRLQGFEQTVYQERLGSGLCTDARSLEGSLDEHVYSVSELQQQQQQHQQQQAQQSCPGQCLLWACKTCKRKSVTLDRRKAATLREKRRLKKVNEAFEALKRSTLLNPNQRLPKVEILRSAIQYIERLQALLSTLNQQDKLHYSGSNTRQAVGVPSECGSNSASCSPEWSGSSDHCNTSFNNPRDHLLSVNKAQSSGSTSLCSLTSIVDSITPEDSPSYLEDNTPN, encoded by the exons ATGGAGCTTTTCGAAACCAACCCTTATTACTTTACAGACCAACGCTTTTTCGATAGCGAAAATGTGTTCCCCTCCCGCTTGCAGGGGTTTGAGCAGACCGTCTACCAGGAGCGGCTGGGGAGCGGGTTGTGTACCGACGCCAGGTCTCTGGAAGGCAGCTTGGACGAGCACGTGTACTCGGTGTCAGAGctccaacagcaacagcagcaacaccagcagcagcaggcaCAGCAGAGCTGCCCCGGCCAGTGCTTGCTGTGGGCGTGCAAGACCTGCAAAAGGAAATCCGTCACCTTGGACAGGAGGAAGGCGGCTACCCTGAGGGAGAAGAGGAGGCTGAAGAAAGTCAACGAGGCTTTCGAGGCTCTGAAGCGCAGCACTTTGCTGAACCCCAACCAGAGACTGCCCAAAGTGGAGATTCTCCGCAGCGCCATCCAGTACATCGAGAGGCTCCAAGCTCTTCTCAGTACCTTGAACCAACAGGACAAACTGCACTACAGTGGCAGCAACACACGTCAAGCG GTCGGAGTTCCCAGCGAGTGTGGATCAAACAGCGCCTCCTGCAGTCCGGAGTGGAGCGGCTCCTCTGACCATTGCAACACTTCGTTCAACAATCCCAGAG ATCACTTACTATCTGTGAATAAGGCCCAGTCATCTGGAAGTACCAGCTTGTGTTCTCTCACTTCTATAGTGGACAGTATCACACCAGAGGACTCACCCAGCTATCTAGAGGACAACACCCCAAACTGA